From a region of the Streptomyces caniferus genome:
- the dhaK gene encoding dihydroxyacetone kinase subunit DhaK, which yields MKMLINVAETVVADALRGMAAAHPELVVDAENRVIVRRDAPVEGKVALVSGGGSGHEPLHGGFVGPGMLDAACPGEVFTSPVPDQVVRAAAAVDSGNGVLFIVKNYTGDVLNFQMAAELAEDEGVQVASVLVNDDVAVTDSTFTAGRRGTGATLFVEKIAGAAADEGMPLERVEALARQVVASSRSFGVALSACTTPAKGSPTFDLPDGELELGVGIHGEPGRERRAMMTSREIADFTVDAILEDLDPRLPVLVLVNGMGSTPLLELYGFNAEVRRVLDERGVAVARTLVGNYVTSLDMAGCSVTLCQVDGELLRLWDAPVQTPGLRWGR from the coding sequence ATGAAGATGCTGATCAACGTCGCCGAGACCGTGGTCGCCGATGCGCTGCGCGGGATGGCCGCGGCGCACCCCGAACTGGTGGTGGACGCCGAGAACCGGGTGATCGTACGGCGGGACGCACCGGTGGAGGGGAAGGTGGCGCTGGTGTCCGGGGGCGGCAGCGGGCACGAACCGCTGCACGGGGGGTTCGTCGGGCCCGGGATGCTGGACGCCGCCTGTCCGGGCGAGGTCTTCACCTCGCCGGTGCCCGATCAGGTGGTGCGTGCCGCGGCGGCCGTGGACAGCGGCAACGGGGTGCTGTTCATCGTCAAGAACTACACCGGGGACGTGCTCAACTTCCAGATGGCGGCCGAGCTGGCGGAGGACGAAGGGGTGCAGGTGGCCAGCGTGCTCGTCAATGACGATGTCGCGGTGACCGACTCGACGTTCACGGCGGGCCGCCGGGGCACCGGGGCGACGCTCTTCGTGGAGAAGATCGCCGGTGCCGCGGCCGACGAGGGCATGCCGCTGGAGCGGGTGGAGGCGCTGGCCCGGCAGGTGGTGGCCTCGTCGCGCAGCTTCGGGGTGGCGCTGAGCGCCTGCACCACCCCCGCGAAGGGCAGCCCGACCTTCGATCTCCCGGACGGGGAGCTGGAGTTGGGCGTCGGGATCCACGGCGAGCCGGGCCGGGAGCGCCGGGCGATGATGACCTCGCGCGAGATCGCGGACTTCACCGTGGACGCGATCCTGGAGGACCTCGACCCGAGGCTGCCGGTGCTGGTGCTGGTCAACGGCATGGGCTCCACCCCTCTGCTGGAGCTGTACGGATTCAATGCCGAGGTGCGCCGGGTGCTCGACGAGCGGGGCGTGGCGGTGGCCCGCACGCTCGTGGGGAACTATGTGACGTCGCTGGACATGGCGGGCTGCTCGGTGACGCTGTGCCAGGTCGACGGGGAACTGCTGCGGCTGTGGGACGCGCCGGTGCAGACGCCCGGGCTCCGCTGGGGGCGGTGA
- the dhaL gene encoding dihydroxyacetone kinase subunit DhaL: MLDAAFFVRWMTAAAAVLDREADRLTELDSPIGDADHGRNMQRGFAAVVTALEAEPPATPGAVLIAAGRQLISSVGGASGPLYGTLLRRAGKALGEAPQVAAEELRSGLAAGVDAVGQLGGSAPGDATMLDALVPGVTEMSTSFAAAAEAAEQGAQATVPMQARKGRASYLGERSIGHQDPGATSSALLFAALAEVAQ; encoded by the coding sequence GTGCTGGATGCCGCGTTCTTCGTACGCTGGATGACGGCGGCCGCCGCCGTCCTCGACCGGGAGGCCGACCGGCTCACCGAGCTGGACTCCCCCATCGGTGACGCCGACCACGGAAGGAACATGCAGCGCGGCTTCGCGGCCGTGGTCACGGCGCTGGAGGCGGAGCCGCCGGCGACACCCGGTGCGGTGCTGATCGCCGCCGGACGGCAGTTGATCTCAAGTGTGGGCGGGGCGTCCGGGCCGCTCTACGGCACGCTGCTGCGGCGGGCCGGCAAGGCACTGGGCGAGGCGCCGCAGGTGGCGGCCGAGGAGCTGCGGTCGGGGCTGGCCGCCGGGGTGGACGCGGTGGGGCAGCTCGGCGGATCGGCGCCGGGCGACGCGACGATGCTCGATGCGCTGGTGCCGGGCGTCACGGAGATGTCGACCTCCTTCGCCGCGGCGGCCGAGGCCGCCGAGCAGGGCGCGCAGGCCACCGTGCCGATGCAGGCCAGGAAGGGCAGGGCGAGCTACCTCGGGGAACGCAGCATCGGGCATCAGGACCCGGGGGCGACCTCGTCGGCGCTGCTGTTCGCCGCGCTCGCGGAGGTGGCGCAGTGA
- a CDS encoding PTS-dependent dihydroxyacetone kinase phosphotransferase subunit DhaM — protein MSAGTADGTAGGGGAQVGVVLVSHSGPVAESVATMAIGLAGGATTPVAAAGGTPDGGLGTSAELITKAARTVDRGAGVAILVDLGSAVLTVKALIAEGDELPAGSRLVDAPFVEGAVAAVVTAAAGADLAAVTAAAEEAYGYRKE, from the coding sequence GTGAGCGCGGGGACGGCGGACGGTACGGCCGGCGGCGGGGGTGCGCAGGTCGGGGTGGTGCTGGTGTCGCACAGCGGACCGGTCGCGGAGTCCGTGGCGACCATGGCGATCGGCCTCGCCGGCGGGGCCACGACGCCGGTGGCCGCCGCGGGCGGTACGCCGGACGGCGGGCTGGGCACGAGTGCGGAGCTGATCACCAAGGCGGCGCGGACCGTCGACCGTGGAGCGGGCGTGGCGATCCTGGTCGACCTGGGCAGCGCCGTACTGACCGTCAAGGCCCTGATCGCCGAGGGGGACGAACTCCCCGCGGGCTCACGGCTGGTGGACGCGCCGTTCGTCGAGGGTGCGGTGGCCGCCGTGGTCACCGCGGCGGCCGGGGCTGATCTGGCCGCCGTCACGGCGGCGGCCGAGGAGGCGTACGGGTACCGCAAGGAGTGA
- a CDS encoding SAM-dependent methyltransferase produces the protein MSEHGSVVDLQLDRAHSSRIYDYFLGGKTNFLADRMAAGKVLGVFPAALVAARINREFMHRATRAVAASGIRQFLDIGTGIPTPPNLHDVAQSIAADARVVYTDNDPIVLAHAAALLLSTPEGRTAYVQADVTDPAGILTAPQLLDTLDLSRPVALSLNALMHFVPDDGQDRALMIVDTLKAALPSGSTLAMSHATPDFSPEAMGKIIKIYGEAGTRLQFRSHAAFLRFFDGWELLEPGVTLSHQWRPDRPEDATHVTDAEAACYAGVARKP, from the coding sequence ATGAGCGAGCACGGGTCCGTGGTGGACCTCCAGCTGGACCGGGCCCACTCGTCCCGGATCTACGACTACTTCCTCGGCGGCAAGACCAACTTCCTGGCCGACCGGATGGCCGCCGGCAAGGTGCTGGGCGTCTTTCCCGCCGCGCTGGTCGCCGCCCGCATCAACCGCGAGTTCATGCACCGCGCCACCCGCGCCGTCGCCGCCTCCGGCATACGGCAGTTCCTCGACATCGGCACCGGCATCCCCACCCCGCCGAACCTCCACGACGTCGCCCAGAGCATCGCCGCCGACGCCCGGGTCGTCTACACCGACAACGACCCGATCGTCCTCGCGCACGCCGCGGCGCTCCTGCTCAGCACCCCCGAGGGGCGCACCGCATATGTCCAGGCCGACGTCACCGACCCGGCCGGCATCCTCACGGCGCCCCAGCTCCTCGACACCCTCGACCTGAGCCGCCCGGTCGCGCTCAGCCTGAACGCGCTGATGCACTTCGTCCCCGACGACGGCCAGGACCGCGCCCTCATGATCGTCGATACCCTCAAGGCCGCGCTCCCCAGCGGCAGCACCCTCGCGATGAGCCATGCGACACCGGACTTCAGCCCCGAGGCGATGGGCAAGATCATCAAGATCTACGGCGAAGCGGGCACCCGGCTCCAGTTCCGCTCCCACGCCGCCTTCCTGCGCTTCTTCGACGGCTGGGAGCTCCTGGAACCGGGCGTCACCCTCTCCCACCAGTGGCGCCCCGACCGCCCCGAGGACGCCACCCATGTCACCGACGCGGAGGCCGCCTGCTACGCGGGCGTCGCCCGCAAACCCTGA
- a CDS encoding RNA polymerase sigma factor, translating to MSADRDRLLPACAPAHVHTAELAPLPRGSLPAVAPETLDRQLSITFEAFLATHARKWLTYAYLHTGSEPAAREVTRAAYGQLGRLWPHALRQASVEAYAWSVLKESVVEWLYDHHQPTALTETAAFAVVTHALLRECQQQFAMLESQLGLYAAIARLPERQCDVIVLRHVIGYSDAQIGSLLGVDEVTVRSYASRGKRKLAAALGIDQGNSRGN from the coding sequence GTGAGCGCAGACCGGGACCGACTGCTACCGGCGTGCGCCCCGGCGCACGTCCATACGGCGGAGTTAGCCCCGCTCCCCCGTGGTTCGCTCCCGGCCGTCGCGCCGGAAACGCTCGACCGGCAGCTGTCGATCACCTTCGAGGCGTTCCTCGCGACGCATGCACGCAAGTGGCTGACGTATGCCTATCTGCACACCGGCAGCGAGCCCGCCGCACGCGAGGTGACCCGGGCGGCGTACGGGCAGCTCGGCCGGCTGTGGCCGCATGCGCTACGGCAGGCGTCGGTGGAGGCATACGCCTGGTCGGTCCTCAAGGAAAGCGTCGTGGAGTGGCTCTACGACCACCACCAGCCCACCGCGCTCACCGAGACCGCCGCCTTCGCCGTCGTCACGCATGCCCTGCTGCGCGAGTGCCAGCAGCAGTTCGCCATGCTGGAGAGCCAGTTGGGGCTGTATGCAGCCATCGCCCGGCTGCCGGAGCGGCAGTGCGATGTGATCGTGCTGCGCCATGTCATCGGGTACAGCGACGCGCAGATCGGCTCGTTGCTCGGCGTCGACGAAGTCACCGTCCGCTCCTACGCCAGCCGCGGCAAGCGCAAGCTCGCCGCCGCACTCGGAATCGACCAGGGAAATTCCAGGGGGAACTGA
- a CDS encoding STAS domain-containing protein, protein MSSEMRSLAVTAIVQAEECAVLRVSGDLDLRTEQAFLAEARSVVSAGHRFLVLDLTALRFCDSRGLSCLLALEWLCRRLEGRLLLASLGVRMLRLLVGTQSLSVFSCYPTVGHALATVPDASRPAWPPMAEGPSDGTGDS, encoded by the coding sequence ATGAGCTCGGAGATGCGGTCGTTGGCGGTCACTGCGATCGTGCAGGCGGAGGAGTGCGCGGTCCTGCGCGTCAGCGGAGACCTGGACCTCCGCACCGAGCAGGCGTTTCTCGCCGAGGCGCGGTCGGTGGTGTCGGCCGGCCACCGCTTCCTGGTGCTCGATCTGACCGCCCTGCGCTTCTGCGACTCCCGCGGGCTGAGCTGCCTGCTCGCCCTGGAATGGCTGTGCCGGCGCCTGGAGGGCAGGCTGCTGCTGGCCTCGCTCGGCGTACGGATGCTGCGGCTGCTGGTCGGCACCCAGTCCCTGAGCGTCTTCTCCTGCTACCCCACCGTCGGCCATGCGCTGGCCACGGTCCCCGACGCCAGCCGCCCGGCGTGGCCGCCGATGGCGGAGGGCCCGTCGGACGGAACGGGCGACTCCTGA
- a CDS encoding DeoR/GlpR family DNA-binding transcription regulator: protein MRAEERQHRILAFARQSGRVEVADAAVEFGVARETVRRDLSELERRGLIRRTHGAAYPVESAGFETTLARRETQQVEEKRRIAAAAAGLVGEAETVFVDEGYTPELVATLLPADRPLTVITASLRTASLVAASESTTVLLAGGRVRSGTQATVGSWARDMLARFVIDLAFLGANGISREHGLTTPDPAVAEVKEQAVRSSRRRVLVGVHSKFGASSFCRFAEVRDFDAIVTDAGLSAPEAHRYSLLGPQVLRV, encoded by the coding sequence ATGAGGGCCGAGGAACGCCAGCACCGCATCCTCGCGTTCGCCCGGCAGTCCGGCCGGGTCGAGGTCGCCGATGCCGCGGTGGAGTTCGGGGTCGCCCGCGAGACCGTACGGCGTGATCTGAGCGAGCTGGAGCGCCGGGGCCTGATCCGGCGTACGCACGGCGCGGCGTATCCGGTCGAGAGCGCCGGGTTCGAGACCACGCTGGCCCGGCGCGAGACCCAGCAGGTCGAGGAGAAACGCCGGATCGCGGCGGCCGCCGCGGGCCTGGTGGGCGAGGCCGAGACGGTGTTCGTCGACGAGGGCTACACCCCCGAGCTGGTCGCCACGCTGCTGCCCGCGGACCGTCCGCTGACCGTGATCACCGCGTCGCTGCGCACCGCGTCGCTGGTCGCGGCGTCCGAATCGACCACCGTCCTGCTGGCCGGCGGGCGGGTGCGCTCCGGGACGCAGGCGACGGTCGGGTCCTGGGCGCGGGACATGCTCGCCCGGTTCGTGATCGACCTGGCGTTCCTGGGGGCGAACGGCATCTCCCGGGAGCACGGCCTGACCACCCCGGATCCGGCGGTCGCCGAGGTGAAGGAGCAGGCCGTCCGCTCCTCGCGGCGCCGGGTGCTGGTCGGGGTGCACAGCAAATTCGGCGCCAGCAGCTTCTGCCGGTTCGCCGAGGTGCGTGACTTCGACGCGATCGTCACCGACGCGGGGCTGTCCGCGCCGGAGGCACATCGCTATTCGCTCCTGGGGCCGCAGGTGCTCCGGGTCTGA
- a CDS encoding ABC transporter substrate-binding protein: MRARSPGPGRGGRSLGLTALAVALALSTAGCYRGAGDAGNDSRHTINVLMVNNPQMVDLQRLTAEHFTKETGIKVHFTVLPEDDLRDKMSQDFSSQAGQYDVASVSNYETPIYARNGWLSPLGERAAKDRTFDQGDILEPVRSSLTAADGKVYAEPFYGESSFLMYRKDLLKATGLTMPARPTWHQVAALAAELDGSRKGLKGICLRGQPGWGQLAAPLTTVVNTFGGTWFTKDWQQQVDSPAFTEATRFYVDLVRRHGQAGAPQAGYTECLNDMQQGKVAMWYDATAGAGSLESGESKVAGKVGYAPAPVERTREAGWLFTWAWGVQKASTHQDAAWRFVRWASSKGYERLVGRELGWSRVPGGKRASLYRNPEYAKEAGAFAGPTERAISSARPGDPGVQPRPAPGIQFVGIPEFADLGTKVSTEISAAIAGKQSVPEALTKSRRLAQEVSDAYTHH; encoded by the coding sequence GTGAGAGCACGATCCCCCGGACCAGGCCGCGGCGGCCGCTCCCTAGGGCTGACCGCCCTCGCCGTCGCCCTGGCCCTGTCCACCGCCGGCTGCTACCGCGGCGCCGGCGATGCGGGCAACGACAGCCGTCACACCATCAACGTCCTGATGGTCAACAACCCGCAGATGGTGGATCTGCAGCGGCTCACCGCCGAGCACTTCACCAAGGAGACCGGCATCAAGGTCCACTTCACCGTGCTGCCGGAGGACGATCTGCGCGACAAGATGAGCCAGGACTTCTCCAGCCAGGCCGGTCAGTACGACGTGGCCAGCGTCAGCAACTACGAGACGCCCATCTACGCCCGCAACGGCTGGCTCTCCCCGCTCGGTGAACGGGCCGCCAAGGACCGCACGTTCGACCAGGGCGACATCCTGGAGCCGGTCCGCTCCTCCCTCACCGCCGCCGACGGCAAGGTCTACGCGGAGCCCTTCTACGGCGAATCCTCCTTCCTGATGTACCGCAAGGACCTCCTCAAGGCCACCGGGCTGACCATGCCCGCCCGGCCCACCTGGCACCAGGTCGCCGCGCTCGCCGCCGAGCTGGACGGCTCCCGCAAGGGTCTGAAGGGCATCTGTCTGCGCGGCCAGCCCGGCTGGGGCCAGCTCGCGGCCCCGCTGACCACCGTCGTCAACACCTTCGGCGGTACCTGGTTCACCAAGGACTGGCAGCAGCAGGTGGACAGCCCCGCGTTCACCGAGGCCACCCGGTTCTACGTCGATCTGGTGCGCCGGCACGGCCAGGCGGGCGCCCCGCAGGCCGGCTACACCGAGTGCCTCAATGACATGCAGCAGGGCAAGGTCGCCATGTGGTACGACGCGACGGCCGGCGCCGGTTCGCTGGAGAGCGGCGAGTCCAAGGTGGCGGGCAAGGTCGGCTACGCGCCGGCGCCGGTGGAGCGGACCCGTGAGGCGGGCTGGCTGTTCACCTGGGCATGGGGCGTACAGAAGGCCAGTACGCACCAGGACGCGGCCTGGCGGTTCGTCCGCTGGGCTTCGAGCAAGGGCTACGAGCGGCTGGTGGGCCGCGAACTGGGCTGGTCGAGGGTCCCGGGCGGCAAGCGGGCCTCCCTCTACCGCAACCCGGAGTACGCCAAGGAGGCCGGGGCGTTCGCCGGCCCGACCGAGCGGGCGATCAGCTCGGCCCGGCCCGGCGACCCCGGCGTACAGCCGCGCCCGGCCCCCGGCATCCAGTTCGTCGGCATCCCCGAGTTCGCCGACCTGGGGACCAAGGTCTCGACCGAGATCAGTGCGGCCATCGCCGGCAAGCAGAGCGTTCCCGAGGCCCTGACGAAGAGCCGGCGACTGGCGCAGGAGGTGTCCGATGCCTACACGCACCACTGA
- a CDS encoding carbohydrate ABC transporter permease, with protein sequence MPTRTTEPAPAADAAVALRAGGPDARARRTERAKNWARRAPLLPALVFLVLVTQLPFLATVVISFTRWNALAPDNRGFAALDNYRAVFTDPAMRASVGTTVLLTVTVVLVSLLLGLGLALLLDRGFRGRGIVRTLLITPFLIVPVASALLWKHALYNASYGLLNGSLTWIWRLFGSDDPPQPDWMTDSPLAAVEMSLIWQWTPFMMLILLAGLQSRASDAVEAARMDGASAFDIFRYLTLPHLRRYLELAALLGTVYVVQNFDAVFTITSGGLGTANLPYTIYQTVYQSHDYGRASAQGVVVVLCSLLVATFALRTVSSLLREEVTS encoded by the coding sequence ATGCCTACACGCACCACTGAGCCGGCCCCCGCGGCCGATGCGGCCGTCGCACTCCGCGCCGGCGGTCCCGACGCCCGGGCCCGCCGCACCGAGCGGGCGAAGAACTGGGCCCGCCGCGCGCCCCTGCTCCCCGCGCTGGTCTTCCTCGTCCTCGTCACCCAACTCCCGTTCCTGGCGACGGTGGTGATCTCGTTCACCCGCTGGAACGCGCTGGCCCCCGACAACCGCGGCTTCGCCGCCCTCGACAACTACCGCGCGGTCTTCACCGATCCGGCGATGCGGGCCTCGGTGGGCACCACGGTGCTGCTGACCGTGACCGTGGTGCTGGTCAGCCTGCTGCTCGGGCTCGGTCTGGCGCTGCTGCTCGACCGTGGCTTCCGCGGGCGCGGCATCGTGCGCACCCTGCTCATCACGCCGTTCCTCATCGTGCCGGTCGCCTCCGCGCTGCTGTGGAAGCATGCGCTGTACAACGCCTCGTACGGACTGCTCAACGGCTCGCTGACCTGGATATGGCGGCTGTTCGGCAGCGACGACCCGCCGCAGCCGGACTGGATGACGGACTCGCCGCTGGCCGCGGTGGAGATGTCGCTGATCTGGCAGTGGACCCCGTTCATGATGCTGATCCTGCTGGCCGGGCTGCAGAGCCGGGCGTCGGACGCCGTCGAGGCGGCCCGGATGGACGGCGCCTCCGCCTTCGACATCTTCCGCTATCTGACCCTGCCGCATCTGCGCCGCTACCTCGAACTGGCCGCGCTGCTGGGCACGGTGTACGTGGTGCAGAACTTCGACGCGGTGTTCACCATCACGTCCGGCGGCCTCGGCACGGCCAACCTTCCGTACACCATCTACCAGACCGTCTACCAGTCCCATGACTACGGACGGGCGTCCGCGCAGGGCGTGGTCGTGGTGCTGTGTTCGCTGCTGGTGGCGACCTTCGCACTGCGCACCGTGTCGTCCCTGCTGCGCGAGGAGGTCACGTCATGA
- a CDS encoding carbohydrate ABC transporter permease, protein MTTLTTLSAARGRAGSPAARRRRRTGSLLGLAAWLCGIAFFLPVAWMVLTSFHSETDAATNPPSVGAGLSLHGYREFFGATGGGVSPWPPLINSLTASVVSTLLVLLLAVPAAYALAIKPVRKWSDVLFFFLSTKMLPLVAGLLPVYLVAQNTGMLDSIWLLVLLYTSMNLPIAVWMMRSFLAEVPVEMLEAASIDGAGLATTLTRIVAPVAMPGIAATALISFIFSWNELLFARVLTGVVAGTSPVFLTGLVTSQGLFLAKVCAAATVISLPVLIAGFAAQDKLVQGLSLGAVK, encoded by the coding sequence ATGACCACCCTGACCACCCTGTCCGCGGCCCGCGGTCGCGCCGGTTCCCCCGCCGCCCGGCGCCGGCGGCGCACCGGCAGTCTGCTGGGCCTGGCGGCCTGGCTGTGCGGCATCGCCTTCTTCCTGCCCGTCGCGTGGATGGTGCTGACGTCCTTCCACAGCGAGACGGACGCGGCGACCAACCCGCCGAGCGTGGGCGCCGGGCTCAGCCTGCACGGCTACCGCGAGTTCTTCGGGGCGACGGGCGGCGGCGTCAGCCCCTGGCCCCCGTTGATCAACTCGCTGACCGCCTCCGTCGTCTCCACCCTGCTGGTGCTGCTGCTGGCGGTGCCCGCCGCCTATGCGCTGGCCATCAAGCCGGTACGCAAATGGAGCGACGTCCTCTTCTTCTTCCTCTCCACGAAGATGCTGCCGCTGGTGGCCGGGCTGCTGCCGGTCTACCTCGTCGCGCAGAACACCGGGATGCTCGACAGCATCTGGCTGCTGGTCCTCCTCTACACCTCGATGAACCTGCCGATCGCGGTGTGGATGATGCGCTCGTTCCTCGCCGAGGTCCCGGTGGAGATGCTGGAGGCCGCCTCGATCGACGGCGCGGGGCTGGCCACCACCCTGACCCGGATCGTGGCGCCGGTCGCCATGCCGGGGATCGCGGCGACGGCTCTGATCTCCTTCATCTTCAGCTGGAACGAGCTGCTGTTCGCCCGGGTCCTGACCGGCGTCGTGGCCGGTACCTCGCCAGTGTTCCTGACCGGACTCGTGACCAGCCAGGGCCTGTTCCTGGCCAAGGTGTGCGCCGCCGCCACCGTCATCTCCCTCCCGGTGCTCATCGCCGGGTTCGCCGCCCAGGACAAACTCGTCCAGGGCCTGTCGCTTGGAGCCGTGAAATGA
- a CDS encoding zinc-dependent alcohol dehydrogenase family protein, which translates to MKAAVISAPGKVEVGTVEDPTPGPREVVVSVAACGLCGTDLHILQGEFAPTLPVVPGHEFAGTVVALGNAVTELAEGDRVAVDPSLYCHECHYCRIGRNNLCERWAAIGVTTAGGAAEFAVAPVANCVKLPDHVRTEDAALIEPLSCAVRGYDILRSQQLGTQVLIYGSGTMGLMMLELAKRTGAAGVDVVDINPARLATARTLGCSNAAGSADELDRPRGWDVVIDATGNERAIQDALGRVGKGGTFLQFGVADYAARATIEPYRIYNQEITITGSMAVLHSYERAAELFAAGALDPEVFISDRLPLDHYAEALARFRAGEGRKIQVRP; encoded by the coding sequence ATGAAAGCCGCAGTGATCAGCGCCCCCGGCAAGGTCGAGGTCGGCACCGTCGAGGACCCGACGCCCGGCCCCCGCGAGGTCGTGGTCTCCGTCGCCGCCTGCGGGCTGTGCGGCACCGATCTGCACATCCTCCAGGGGGAGTTCGCCCCCACCCTGCCCGTCGTGCCGGGCCATGAGTTCGCGGGCACGGTCGTGGCGCTGGGCAACGCGGTCACCGAACTCGCCGAGGGCGACCGGGTGGCCGTCGACCCCTCCCTCTACTGCCACGAGTGCCACTACTGCCGCATCGGCCGCAACAACCTCTGTGAGCGATGGGCCGCCATCGGGGTGACCACGGCGGGCGGCGCCGCCGAGTTCGCCGTCGCCCCGGTCGCGAACTGCGTCAAACTGCCCGATCACGTCCGGACCGAGGACGCCGCCCTGATCGAGCCGCTCTCCTGCGCCGTCCGCGGCTACGACATCCTGCGCTCCCAGCAACTGGGCACCCAGGTCCTCATCTACGGCTCGGGCACGATGGGCCTGATGATGCTCGAACTCGCCAAGCGCACCGGCGCGGCCGGGGTCGACGTCGTCGACATCAACCCCGCACGGCTCGCCACCGCCCGCACCCTGGGCTGCAGCAACGCGGCCGGTTCCGCCGACGAGCTGGACCGCCCGCGCGGCTGGGACGTGGTCATCGACGCCACCGGCAACGAACGCGCCATCCAGGACGCCCTGGGGCGGGTCGGCAAGGGCGGCACCTTCCTCCAGTTCGGCGTCGCCGACTACGCCGCGCGCGCCACCATCGAGCCCTACCGGATCTACAACCAGGAGATCACCATCACCGGCTCGATGGCGGTGCTGCACAGCTATGAACGCGCCGCGGAACTGTTCGCGGCCGGCGCCCTGGACCCCGAGGTCTTCATCAGCGACCGCCTCCCGCTGGACCACTACGCGGAGGCGCTGGCCCGCTTCCGGGCGGGCGAGGGGAGGAAGATCCAGGTACGGCCGTGA
- a CDS encoding winged helix-turn-helix domain-containing protein produces the protein MLRIHFDDRDVARVQIAAEPDPLWETVLAMHHLVPPARGVPVYGAWRARARRELDERGLTRAARLISTLAPADARYFPDFLTPDAARDGLAAGLEALRDTPRVRLTTESARAALPARLPRWTGALAGGSRQPLDELAAAFQEVYRAVIAPDWTGAAATVDCDRGGRTRMLCRGGVDGMLNTFRPAIRWEPPVLHVDYPRDRDLRLEGRGLRLIPSHFCWRSPIALADPGLPPVLVYPVQHATDWAPAATRSCHPQALSALLGRTRARILAALDAPATTGELARRLRVSAPSASEHVSALREANLARSRRDGCSVVHALTPLGTALLHGELAPVRRPR, from the coding sequence ATGTTGCGCATTCACTTCGACGACCGGGATGTCGCGCGGGTACAGATAGCCGCCGAGCCCGACCCACTGTGGGAAACGGTGCTCGCCATGCACCATCTGGTGCCGCCGGCACGCGGGGTGCCGGTGTACGGCGCCTGGCGTGCCCGCGCGCGCCGTGAACTGGACGAGCGGGGTCTGACCCGCGCCGCCCGGCTGATCAGCACCCTGGCCCCGGCCGACGCCCGCTACTTTCCGGACTTCCTCACGCCCGACGCGGCCCGCGACGGGCTGGCCGCGGGGCTGGAGGCGCTGCGGGACACCCCCCGGGTGCGGCTGACCACGGAATCCGCGCGGGCGGCGCTGCCGGCCCGGCTCCCGCGCTGGACCGGCGCGCTGGCCGGGGGCAGCCGGCAGCCGCTCGACGAGCTGGCCGCCGCGTTCCAGGAGGTGTACCGCGCGGTGATCGCCCCCGACTGGACGGGGGCGGCCGCCACGGTCGACTGCGACCGGGGCGGCCGTACCCGCATGCTCTGCCGGGGCGGCGTCGACGGCATGCTCAACACCTTCCGGCCCGCGATCCGCTGGGAGCCGCCGGTCCTGCATGTCGACTACCCGCGGGACCGCGATCTGCGCCTGGAGGGACGCGGACTGCGCCTGATCCCCTCCCACTTCTGCTGGCGCAGCCCCATCGCCCTCGCCGACCCCGGCCTCCCGCCGGTCCTGGTCTACCCCGTCCAGCACGCCACGGACTGGGCGCCGGCCGCCACCCGCAGCTGCCATCCGCAGGCGCTCTCCGCGCTCCTCGGCCGCACCAGAGCCCGTATCCTCGCCGCTCTCGACGCCCCGGCCACCACCGGTGAACTCGCCCGCCGCTTACGGGTCTCCGCCCCCTCGGCCAGCGAGCACGTGAGCGCCCTGCGCGAGGCCAATCTGGCCCGCAGCCGGCGAGACGGATGCTCGGTCGTGCACGCCCTCACGCCGCTCGGCACGGCGCTCCTGCACGGTGAGCTCGCCCCCGTACGCCGCCCGCGGTGA
- a CDS encoding NUDIX domain-containing protein produces MAGRRSAGLLLYRRTADGGVEVLLAHMGGPLWERRDAGAWSVPKGEYVPPEEARDAARREFTEELGLPPPEGPWVLLGEARQASGKVVTAWAVEGDLAPERIVPGTFEMEWPRGSGVTGTFPEIDRVAWWTPREAYERLVVGQRVFLERLAERLASRA; encoded by the coding sequence GTGGCGGGCAGGCGCAGTGCCGGGCTGCTGCTGTACCGGCGCACGGCGGACGGCGGCGTCGAGGTGCTGCTGGCGCACATGGGCGGGCCGCTGTGGGAACGGCGGGACGCCGGGGCGTGGTCGGTGCCCAAGGGCGAGTACGTACCGCCGGAGGAGGCGCGGGACGCGGCCCGGCGGGAGTTCACGGAGGAGCTGGGGCTGCCGCCCCCCGAGGGGCCCTGGGTCCTGCTGGGTGAGGCCCGCCAGGCGAGCGGCAAGGTGGTGACGGCATGGGCGGTCGAGGGCGATCTCGCCCCGGAGCGGATCGTGCCGGGGACCTTCGAGATGGAATGGCCGCGCGGCTCGGGGGTGACCGGCACCTTCCCCGAGATCGACCGGGTCGCCTGGTGGACCCCGCGTGAGGCCTACGAGCGGCTGGTGGTGGGGCAGCGGGTGTTCCTGGAGCGGCTGGCGGAGCGGCTCGCGAGCCGGGCCTGA